A portion of the Stigmatella aurantiaca DW4/3-1 genome contains these proteins:
- a CDS encoding RICIN domain-containing protein, producing MNSHSPPGHPLRSKLTLAALALGALPFSTAQAAGESVQVWLTTTSGSTLSKKLSAEAAKTFGPESGTATVIDVNESVTYQTIDGFGGALTDSSAWLIFNSPQRNAIMNDLFNVGSGAGYSMVRLPMGSSDFARNHYTYDQTCCDLNDFSVSHDVPYIIPLLQQARQINPEVKIMAVPWSAPAWLKFNNSLTGGGYLRNDQYGLYANYFVKFLQAYSGHGLPIHSVSIQNEPHHAAANYASMQMEPADQSNFAAQNLRPALNNAGFGGVKILAWDHNWYENGGVSRFPFDVMSHAGGQAQAAVAGAAYHCYESPDGAFSVQSDFRNTYPNEEVHFTECSGGAWATDAAGNLTWELRHNVIGPLRNWARTSLYWNIALDPNHGPRVGGCENCRGMITVNNGNGSYTKNEDYYVWAHFAKVVRSGAVRLSSTSLGNGNIETVAFRNPDGSLSLVALNSNGSQALTFKVRWAGQSFDYTLPARSVASFKWNRGTASTAYRIVNKATGRCLDIAGPSTADGAAIHQWGCHTGSSQQWAMEATDNGFYRLVSRYSGKALDVADMSAADGAKLQQWSVTGATHQQFKPVSLGNGYSRLEARHSGKVLDVTDCTTSTDGARLQQWAWSNNDCQQFRLEPM from the coding sequence ATGAACTCACATTCCCCTCCGGGCCACCCCCTGCGCAGCAAACTGACCCTTGCCGCGCTCGCGCTGGGTGCCCTTCCCTTCTCCACTGCGCAGGCCGCGGGCGAGTCCGTTCAGGTCTGGTTGACGACCACCTCGGGCAGCACGCTCTCCAAGAAGCTGAGCGCCGAGGCCGCCAAGACATTCGGACCGGAGAGCGGCACCGCCACCGTCATCGACGTCAACGAGTCCGTGACCTACCAGACCATCGATGGCTTCGGCGGCGCGCTCACCGACTCGTCCGCTTGGCTCATCTTCAACTCGCCCCAGCGCAACGCCATCATGAACGACCTGTTCAACGTGGGCAGCGGCGCTGGGTACAGCATGGTCCGGCTGCCCATGGGCTCGTCGGACTTCGCGCGCAACCACTACACCTACGACCAGACGTGCTGTGACTTGAATGACTTCTCGGTCAGCCACGACGTCCCCTACATCATCCCGCTCCTGCAACAAGCGCGGCAGATCAACCCCGAAGTGAAGATCATGGCCGTGCCGTGGAGCGCGCCCGCCTGGCTGAAGTTCAACAACTCGCTGACCGGTGGCGGGTACCTGCGCAACGACCAGTACGGCCTGTACGCCAATTACTTCGTGAAGTTCCTTCAGGCCTACAGCGGCCACGGGCTGCCCATCCACTCCGTCAGCATCCAGAACGAGCCGCACCACGCCGCCGCCAACTACGCGTCCATGCAGATGGAGCCCGCGGACCAGTCGAACTTCGCGGCCCAGAACCTGCGGCCCGCGCTGAACAACGCCGGTTTTGGCGGGGTGAAGATCCTCGCCTGGGATCACAACTGGTACGAAAACGGCGGCGTGTCGCGCTTCCCCTTCGATGTGATGAGCCACGCCGGGGGCCAGGCCCAGGCGGCGGTGGCGGGCGCGGCCTACCACTGCTACGAGAGCCCAGACGGAGCCTTCAGCGTCCAGTCCGACTTCCGCAACACTTACCCCAATGAAGAGGTCCACTTCACCGAGTGCTCGGGCGGAGCGTGGGCCACGGACGCGGCCGGGAACCTGACGTGGGAGTTGCGTCACAACGTCATCGGCCCCCTGCGCAACTGGGCGCGGACCTCGCTGTACTGGAACATCGCGCTCGATCCGAACCATGGCCCCCGCGTGGGCGGCTGCGAGAACTGCCGCGGAATGATCACCGTGAACAACGGCAACGGCTCTTATACGAAGAACGAGGACTATTACGTCTGGGCCCACTTCGCCAAGGTGGTGCGCTCGGGCGCGGTGCGCCTCTCCTCGACGTCGCTGGGCAACGGCAACATCGAGACCGTCGCCTTCCGCAACCCCGATGGCTCGCTGTCGCTGGTGGCGCTGAACTCCAACGGCTCCCAGGCGCTCACCTTCAAGGTCCGGTGGGCGGGCCAGTCCTTCGACTACACCCTGCCGGCACGCTCGGTGGCTTCATTCAAGTGGAACCGGGGCACCGCGAGCACGGCCTACCGCATCGTGAACAAGGCGACCGGCCGCTGCCTGGACATCGCCGGGCCCAGCACCGCCGATGGCGCCGCCATCCACCAGTGGGGCTGCCACACCGGCTCCAGCCAGCAGTGGGCCATGGAGGCCACCGACAACGGCTTCTACCGGCTTGTGTCGCGCTACAGCGGCAAGGCGCTCGACGTCGCCGACATGAGCGCGGCCGACGGCGCGAAGCTCCAGCAGTGGAGTGTGACAGGCGCTACGCACCAGCAGTTCAAGCCTGTCTCCCTGGGCAATGGCTACAGCCGGCTGGAGGCTCGCCACAGCGGCAAGGTGCTCGACGTCACGGACTGCACCACGAGCACCGACGGCGCCAGGCTTCAGCAGTGGGCCTGGTCCAACAATGATTGCCAGCAATTCCGGCTCGAGCCGATGTAA
- a CDS encoding YbdD/YjiX family protein, whose translation MTGALQQFWRRAVQTARLLIGVPDYGTYVEHMRRHHPERPVMSYADFFNERMQARYRSGGGRCC comes from the coding sequence ATGACCGGAGCCCTCCAACAGTTCTGGCGCCGGGCGGTGCAAACCGCCCGGTTGCTGATCGGCGTGCCCGACTACGGCACCTATGTCGAGCACATGCGGCGGCACCACCCGGAACGGCCGGTGATGAGTTACGCCGACTTCTTCAACGAGCGCATGCAGGCGCGGTATCGCAGCGGCGGAGGGCGCTGCTGCTGA